A window of Solanum stenotomum isolate F172 chromosome 3, ASM1918654v1, whole genome shotgun sequence contains these coding sequences:
- the LOC125860534 gene encoding uncharacterized protein LOC125860534, with product MGNCCKRGSNMVYVDDDDEWECVVSPKKLIVEKEKLFSSSSSSLSSSSSISSSTVNYKEVKIRITKNELEQILAGKIDNMEEVTMEQLLSGFLNSSNNSFDFENIQRQQSWKPRLQSIPEVN from the coding sequence ATGGGGAATTGTTGTAAACGTGGATCAAACATGgtatatgttgatgatgatgatgagtggGAATGTGTCGTATCACCAAAAAAATTGATCgtagagaaagaaaaattattttcgtcttcttcatcatcattatcatcatcttcttctatttcttcttcGACGGTTAATTACAAAGAGGTGAAAATACGAATTACGAAGAATGAGCTTGAACAAATTCTAGCTGGAAAAATTGACAATATGGAGGAAGTTACAATGGAGCAACTATTGTCTGGATTTTTAAATTCCAGCAATAATAGCTTTGATTTTGAGAATATTCAACGTCAACAATCATGGAAGCCTCGTCTTCAAAGCATTCCTGAAGTTAATTGA